The following are from one region of the Anomaloglossus baeobatrachus isolate aAnoBae1 chromosome 1, aAnoBae1.hap1, whole genome shotgun sequence genome:
- the PIK3IP1 gene encoding phosphoinositide-3-kinase-interacting protein 1, with product MVLPRLLILLLGCQLLCGTPAPSNDVLELSATPQPSEMPEESTTAEQQAPEQVNVAQPVISISERVQVKPRDKKDLGTLGYVLGILMVVIIIAIGSGIVVGYIYKRGRDLKQKHDQEIEDRRLQRINLPLSAFSNPTCDTIDETTIEVSACHTPNAVQEGTVPLMDSAGTPGA from the exons ATGGTGCTGCCCCGGCTCCTCATCCTGCTCCTGGGCTGCCAGCTGCTCTGCGGGACCCCAG CTCCTAGCAATGATGTACTGGAATTATCTGCAACTCCGCAGCCTTCAGAGATGCCAGAGGAATCTACAACGGCCGAGCAACAGGCACCAGAGCAAGTCAATGTGGCACAGCCTGTAATTAGCATCAGCGAGAGAGTCCAAGTGAAACCCCGTGATAAGAAGGACCTGGGGACATTAG GCTATGTCCTGGGAATTCTTATGGTTGTGATCATTATAGCCATTGGCAGCGGCATTGTTGTGGGATACATATACAAAAG GGGCAGAGATCTAAAGCAAAAGCATGACCAGGAGATTGAGGACAGGCGGCTTCAGAGGATAAATCTTCCATTATCAGCCTTCTCAAACCCTACATGTGACACAATTGATGAAACCACAATAGAGGTGTCAGCTTGTCACACTCCAAATGCAGTGCAAGAAGGTACTGTCCCCCTAATGGACAGTGCGGGTACCCCAGGAGCATGA